TCTCGCCGGGCGTTAGATTACGCGTTAGTCCACCTTTAGCGGTCAGACAAAACGAACATCCCATTCTACAGCCAACCTGCGAACTAACACATATCGTATAGCGAGCATGCCGTGTTAGCTTGCCATCTTTATCGCTTTGCTCCTCTTTCATGGGCAAAAGAACACTTTCGATTCGGTATCCGTCTTTTAGTTCAAAAAGATATTTTATAGAACCGTCGCTACTCTGTTCGGCTTTTACGCATTTAAGTGGATCGAAATAAAACTCTTCTCTAAGATGCTCCCGCATAGCTTTGGGCAAATTTAACATCTCGTCAAACGAATTTGCATTTTTCTTATAAATCCACTCATAAATTTGTTTAGAACGAAATTTGGGGCTAAATTCACCCTCAAGCTCATCAAGTGTATAATCAAGCATGTTTTTCATATCAAATTTCTCTCTTTAAGTGAATTTATAAGTATCTCTTTGGCTTTTTGGTGATTTTTTACAAAATCCTGGTGTGCATTTTGGTTGCAAAAATTTGTTGCGACGAATATACCTCTGGCGGGAATTTTAAATTTTGTTGCAACTTTTAAAACTGCAAAAAATTCCATATTTTCCAAAGCATAGCCAAGCTCAGCAAGTCTATATGCCAAATTTTCATCAGTTGTGATAAAGTTTGAAGAATTTACTCGGATAGTTTCATGTGAAACTTTGGTATTTAAATTTTTGTCACAAATTTGTATTGATGAAATTTCTTTCTTGCATGGAGTATAGCTTTTGTCTTCCAAGCTTGAAATTTCGATGTTTGCACCAACCGTACTCTCATAAATTCCAAAAATTTTTCCATCTTTATAAATGCCTGCCGAACCTACAAATAAAATCTCATCAGGCAAATTTCGCTGATTTTCACATAAAAATTTCGTCAAATTTATGCTCATATCGACAAGTCCTACTCCCATAGGCAAAGCAAAATCAAAAATTTCATTTTGACCGGCAGAGATTATCATTTTTTAAGTCCCGTAAAACTAAAGCTTGAAAAATTCAAATTCATAAAATCAAATCCACAAAAATTAAATTTAGCCATCACAACCTAACTTCAATCCCGTTTTCACGCAAATACTCTTTAAGTTTTTTTATTTCAACTTCTCTAAAGTGAAAAATCGAAGCGGCTAAACAAGCATCGGCGCCTGCCAAAAATGCCTCTTTAAAATGCTGCATATTGCCCGCTCCGCCACTTGCTATTACAGGTATACCAAGCTCGCTAAAAAGCTTAGTAATACGCAAATCATAACCGCTTTTAGTGCCGTCTTTATCCATCGTGGTCAGTAAAATTTCACCTGCGCCACGATCTTTAGCCTCTTTCGCCCAAGCAAGAGCGTCCTTGCCCGTATCTATCCTGCCACCGTTTATAAAGACATGATAATCTTCATCAAAACTCTTCGCGTCAATGGCGACTACAACGCATTGAGAGCCGAATTTCTTCGCAGCTTCGTCTATCAAATTCGGATTATGGATGGCTGCGGAGTTTAGACTTATCTTATCGCAGCCCACGTTTAAAAGCCGTGAAATATCATCAAGAGTCTTGATACCTCCGCCCACCGTTAGCGGGATAAAAAGCTCGCGAGCCACTTTTTCTACTACGTCCACGATGGTGTCTCGCCCCAAGTGGGTCGCCGTGATATCAAGAAATGTTAGCTCATCGGCACCCTCTTCGTTGTATCTTTTGGCTATCTCCACAGGATCTCCGGCATCTACAAGACCTACGAAATTTACGCCCTTTACGACACGACCGTCTTTAACATCAAGGCATGGGATTATGCGTTTGGCAAATTTATTCACGGCTTACCCTTTAAGTTATTTTTGCCGATTTTATCAAAAATTTACTTAATAACCGCCAGAAGATCAAAGCAAGAAAAAGCAGATAAGAGCAAGCCGAATTTAAAAAGCTTGCTCTAAAAATTTTATTTTTTATCCGGAATTTGCGTTTTTGCGACCACATTTATAAACACAAGCGGTTCTTCGCCCGTGTTTGCTAAAGCATGGCTTTGTCCGGGACGAGCGATAGTTACGTCACCTGTGCTGACTTCGGTTTGCTTGCCGTTAGAGTCGGTAAACACACCTTTGCCTGAAATGATGATATAGACATCTTCGTTATCGATATGTTTATGAAGCCCTATGGAGGCGCCCTTTGGTAAGGTTAGCCATCCTATCTCTCTAAAAGCGTCTTGTTCGCTTGTCTGATGACGGTTATACGCAAAATCCCCAAGTAAAGGCCCCATGCCTCCGCCTGCATTTTCACGGTTCCAAGAAACTAGCGTGTCTCTTTTATAGACCTGCACGCTCCTATCGGTCTCAGGTATGAGCGGGTGAGCGTTTAAAGCGCCAAAAGATAGCGCGACAAAGCAAACTGCAAGACTAAATTTCTTCATAACTCTCTCCTTGGATAAAAGTTTCGTGGCTTTATTTTATCCAAATTTTACAATTACTAAGCATTTTTAAAACGGCTCAAATTTAAGGCGCTTTAAGATGAATTTCATTAATTTTCTTAAAGTTATCCTTATCAAAAACAAACGCACGGTAATCTTTGCCGTCATCAAATCTCACTTGTAAAAATTTCGGATCAAAGCTTACCCTAAGACGCATTGCAGAGGGATCAAATTTGGTCGTTTCAAGCTCTTTTAACTCATACTCTTTGCTAAATAGATAAATCTTGCCTTCATTGAATGCAAGCCCCATAAATTCGCTATTTTTACTCTCGTTTATATGCAGATACTCAAAATTTTTAAGGCTCTTAACCGCTTCAAAACTTACATTGTTATCATAAATTTTGATATTAAAAAACTCGCCCGAATTATCCTTAAAAAACACTCCCGCATCAAAAGGCTTTAGGTTAGTAAATCTTCCAAAAACAGCCTGAATCGGAAATTTCACGCCCAAATTTTTAGCCTCTTTATTTAAAATTTGGCTAAATTCGCTCTCCTCGTCACCGTCATGATGAAAAACGCGAAATTTATCCTTATCAAAATAAATCATATCATCGCTAAAAGGTATGGCTGAAATTTTAGGATCGGGGTTAAAGAGCGGATAGAGCGGAATTTCAATCGGCACCCCGTCCTTTGGCGCGTAAGTCATCGACATCCTAGCCTGCCTTATATCAGCCTCGCTAAATACCTCATCGCCGATTTTAACGGGCATTTTGCCTTGCTGTTTTAAGTCCATATAGTAGTTAAAGGCAAGCTCGTTTTTATACTCCGTTTCGTTTTTAAAAACCTTTCCGCTAGCGCTTCTGTAGGCGAAATAATGCCCGCCCAAATTCTCTTGAAATACAAATTCTTTAAGGCTCGGCGAGTAAAATATATAATACCTTTCGGATTTGTTTGCGAATTTATGCTCGTAAAATTTATATCCGCCAAATCCCGCTATGGCTAAAATTCCTGCGTAAATCACTAGCAAAAAGGCTAAATTTATCGAAGTTTCTTTGTGCGAGATGAGTGCATTAAATCCAAGCAAGATAGAGACCAAAAGCAAAATAAGAAGCAAGACAAAGCTCTTAACGTAAAACACAACCGCAAAGCAAACTACTACAAAAATCACGCTTGAGATAGCCGCTCTAAGGCTTCTTTTATCGATCAAAACCGAGCTTGTAAATATGTAAAAAACCGCCGCGCTTAAACAAAAATAGCACCAGTTTATAAAAACCTCTTTTGTGATGACGATAGGATAAAATTTGCTTGCCAAAAACACAAGCCAAGCCCCAAAAACAACCCAAATAACCACAAAAAACAAGGCGGCAAAAATATAGTGCCAAATCAAAATTTGAAAGCTCGACACAGGCAGATGAAGCAGGCATTTTATACGGTTTCGTTGCGGTAAAAACTGCGCCAAAGCCACACAGACAAAGCTTGCCGAAATAGCGGCAAATGTTACAAATTCGGGCTCGTTATCAAAAAACACATAGCCGTACCAGACGACTGATTCTGGATGAATAGCTCCGAATTTGTAGCTAAGATCAAAGCTAAACCAAGCAAAAAACAGAGCCAAAACCAAAATCAAAAATCCAAAAAA
This Campylobacter sp. RM16189 DNA region includes the following protein-coding sequences:
- the hisF gene encoding imidazole glycerol phosphate synthase subunit HisF → MNKFAKRIIPCLDVKDGRVVKGVNFVGLVDAGDPVEIAKRYNEEGADELTFLDITATHLGRDTIVDVVEKVARELFIPLTVGGGIKTLDDISRLLNVGCDKISLNSAAIHNPNLIDEAAKKFGSQCVVVAIDAKSFDEDYHVFINGGRIDTGKDALAWAKEAKDRGAGEILLTTMDKDGTKSGYDLRITKLFSELGIPVIASGGAGNMQHFKEAFLAGADACLAASIFHFREVEIKKLKEYLRENGIEVRL
- a CDS encoding purine-nucleoside phosphorylase — translated: MIISAGQNEIFDFALPMGVGLVDMSINLTKFLCENQRNLPDEILFVGSAGIYKDGKIFGIYESTVGANIEISSLEDKSYTPCKKEISSIQICDKNLNTKVSHETIRVNSSNFITTDENLAYRLAELGYALENMEFFAVLKVATKFKIPARGIFVATNFCNQNAHQDFVKNHQKAKEILINSLKERNLI
- a CDS encoding cupin domain-containing protein, with the protein product MKKFSLAVCFVALSFGALNAHPLIPETDRSVQVYKRDTLVSWNRENAGGGMGPLLGDFAYNRHQTSEQDAFREIGWLTLPKGASIGLHKHIDNEDVYIIISGKGVFTDSNGKQTEVSTGDVTIARPGQSHALANTGEEPLVFINVVAKTQIPDKK
- a CDS encoding DUF4857 domain-containing protein, whose amino-acid sequence is MRSIFLKEITRLGLFFGFLILVLALFFAWFSFDLSYKFGAIHPESVVWYGYVFFDNEPEFVTFAAISASFVCVALAQFLPQRNRIKCLLHLPVSSFQILIWHYIFAALFFVVIWVVFGAWLVFLASKFYPIVITKEVFINWCYFCLSAAVFYIFTSSVLIDKRSLRAAISSVIFVVVCFAVVFYVKSFVLLLILLLVSILLGFNALISHKETSINLAFLLVIYAGILAIAGFGGYKFYEHKFANKSERYYIFYSPSLKEFVFQENLGGHYFAYRSASGKVFKNETEYKNELAFNYYMDLKQQGKMPVKIGDEVFSEADIRQARMSMTYAPKDGVPIEIPLYPLFNPDPKISAIPFSDDMIYFDKDKFRVFHHDGDEESEFSQILNKEAKNLGVKFPIQAVFGRFTNLKPFDAGVFFKDNSGEFFNIKIYDNNVSFEAVKSLKNFEYLHINESKNSEFMGLAFNEGKIYLFSKEYELKELETTKFDPSAMRLRVSFDPKFLQVRFDDGKDYRAFVFDKDNFKKINEIHLKAP